The stretch of DNA GCGCCTCTACGCCGGACTCGAAGCCATCGGTGAAGCCGACGACAAGGGCATGCGCACCGTCATGACCATTCTCAACGGCCAGTTGCGCCCCGTCTTTGTGCGGGACAGAAGCATCAACGTCGAGACCAAGGCGGCCGAGAAGGCCGACACGAACAAGCCGGGTCAGATCGCCGCTCCGTTCTCGGGCGTTGTCACGCTGAAGGTCGAAGACGGTGCCGCCGTCGAAGCCGGTCAGGCCGTCGCCTCTATCGAGGCAATGAAGATGGAAGCCGCGATCACGAGCCCGATCGCCGGTACGATTGAACGCCTTGCCATTCCGAAAACCCAGCAGGTTGACGCGGGCGATCTGCTCGTTGTCGTTCGCCCACGCTAGGCTGAAGGGGCAAAACGAGGGAAAGACAGGACTTTTGTCAGAGAAACGCACCGATGAGGGCACCAGCGGCGAGAGTGTCGCAACCGAGCCCGATGCGCCGAGCGCGAGTGAGCCCGGCGACGAGTATCACAGCGAGTTGCCGCCACACACTTTTGTGAACCTGGCTGCAGCGCTGCCTGACAGTCTGAGTGTGGCCCTTCCAGCCGAGCCGGTGTCGTCGCGGTCGCGTGCCGTCGAATCGCTGCGAGAGCGCGGCAGCGGGGCGACCTCAGCGGGCTCACCCTCGACGCACACCGTTGAAATCAGTACGCCCACGGTTGCCCGTTCGGAGCGCTCGACTCGCTCGACCCACGTGCCCGTCGACGCATTCGGAGCGTCAGAATCGCAGGCTTCTCCGGCACGCCGGTCCCACTCCGGAGCCGGGGGAGCGCCCGAAGCGGCATCGATGCTCACCTCTGATCGTTTGCTCAACGTCACACGCAAGACGCGGAAGGCTCCCCGGGGCGGCTGGAACCAGTTCGTCTATGCCGTCACACTGCACCTGGTCAACCTCGGAGACTCGGCGAAGGTACGCGCGGCCGACGAAATGGCGGCTCGCATCCGAAAGCAGTTCGAGGGGGGCGCCCGGTTCGTGCCGGTTCTCACACGCAAGGGTGGGGTGGGTAAGACCACGGTCACTGCGCTGCTCGGCATGGCGCTGGCGGATGCCCGTGAAGATCGGGTCATCGCCATTGATGCGAACCCCGATCGTGGCACGCTGTCCGAACGCGTGAGCAAGCAGACGCGGTCAACCGTGCGCGATGTGGTCGTGAAGGCCGCGTCGATCGGTGGTTTCACCGACTTCTCTGCCCTTGTCTCTCGTGACGAGACCCGTCTCGACATCCTCGCTTCCGACACCGATCCACTGCTCTCTGAGGCGTTCGACGAAAATGATTACAACGTCGTCGCCGACCT from Leifsonia psychrotolerans encodes:
- a CDS encoding MinD/ParA family ATP-binding protein; its protein translation is MSEKRTDEGTSGESVATEPDAPSASEPGDEYHSELPPHTFVNLAAALPDSLSVALPAEPVSSRSRAVESLRERGSGATSAGSPSTHTVEISTPTVARSERSTRSTHVPVDAFGASESQASPARRSHSGAGGAPEAASMLTSDRLLNVTRKTRKAPRGGWNQFVYAVTLHLVNLGDSAKVRAADEMAARIRKQFEGGARFVPVLTRKGGVGKTTVTALLGMALADAREDRVIAIDANPDRGTLSERVSKQTRSTVRDVVVKAASIGGFTDFSALVSRDETRLDILASDTDPLLSEAFDENDYNVVADLAARFYSIVLTDCGTGIVHSVMRATLQRADSIVIVSGGSVDEARLASETLTWLEANGYGALVSNAIVALNTATQGTNLVKLEEIESHFRSRVREIVRIPYDPQLAAGSVVSYKDLQPITQLASRTLAALVVEGLPATRAV